From a region of the Zingiber officinale cultivar Zhangliang chromosome 4B, Zo_v1.1, whole genome shotgun sequence genome:
- the LOC121975447 gene encoding G-type lectin S-receptor-like serine/threonine-protein kinase At4g27290, whose product MQQLFLSLLAVTLFVLGHSSSSGDLNAMIQSSSLVNGQTLRSTGELFQLGFFNPDNSSAKGYLGIWYCNLTPQEGTVVWIANRNKSVNTSMASFNLTSDGNLILFEEDRIVWSTGTRSTGLNYTRLHLLDSGNLVLNDSNSINLWQSFDHPGDSQTYVPGMKLGFNFRTNTSRRQVSWRSPKDPSPGDYAHVVLALAIPDIVMLKGSAKTHRGGPWNGYGFVGDPMMVTSQVVSSVRLSFVSNKNEIYFMANYTATPTRVLSRSVLFANGTFQLWFLDRGGNGEWQLLWSIPQDDCDIYNRCGRNSVCTWYYYTFNCDCLNGFVKIEKNGSSEAGWCEREKPLNCSSNNQFSKVSNVKVPDTENATARGNMSLDECKTWCLNDCSCVAYALISGDDGSCITWPGDLLDLRAFVVGGNDLYVRLAGEHLLDHPRKNSTGRRILFIVISIAAALLFLCAIFIFHRRTKATIRKGNLLAATSNHKDQHEIRGAESLLFDLEAIRIATDNFSDGNKLGEGGFGPVYKGTLANGEHVAVKRLSRSSGQGLDELKNEVFLVAKLRHRNLVKLLGCCLESEEKLLVYSYLANTSLDKFLFDNSKRKQLDWTTRFKIIEGISRGLLYLHEDSPLKIIHRDLKASNILLDANMDPKISDFGLAKLFGADETQGNTQRIAGTFGYMAPEYAMHGLFSIKSDVYSYGVLVLEILTGQKNSGHRGIEYPIELVTHVVWRHWTQGSALQVIDQDLVKQCDSPQILRCIHIGLLCVQEDPTQRPTMANVVLMLNSHFVNLPIPSAPSFLSNLNTTGESNGIPRRGNSRGSNEILLKISENDVSISELEPR is encoded by the exons ATGCAGCAGCTCTTTCTTTCTCTATTAGCAGTAACGCTCTTCGTCCTTGGCCACTCCTCATCTTCAG GAGATCTTAATGCAATGATCCAGAGCAGTTCACTTGTGAATGGCCAGACGTTGAGATCGACAGGAGAGTTGTTCCAACTGGGCTTCTTCAATCCAGATAATAGTTCAGCGAAGGGATACTTAGGAATCTGGTACTGCAATCTCACACCGCAAGAAGGCACTGTAGTATGGATCGCCAATCGAAACAAGTCTGTCAACACATCCATGGCATCCTTCAACCTCACTTCCGATGGAAATCTAATCTTATTTGAGGAAGACAGAATTGTTTGGTCGACGGGAACGAGATCCACAGGACTAAATTATACACGCTTGCATCTTTTAGATTCTGGAAATCTCGTGCTGAACGACAGCAACTCGATTAATCTATGGCAGAGCTTCGACCACCCAGGCGACAGCCAGACGTATGTCCCAGGCATGAAGCTCGGATTTAACTTCCGGACCAATACTTCACGGCGGCAAGTGTCATGGAGGAGCCCCAAGGATCCTTCTCCAGGAGACTACGCCCACGTGGTTCTTGCTTTAGCTATTCCGGACATCGTCATGTTGAAAGGATCCGCCAAAACTCATCGAGGCGGCCCATGGAACGGATATGGGTTCGTCGGCGATCCAATGATGGTGACGAGCCAGGTGGTGAGCTCAGTGAGGCTCTCGTTTGTTTCCAACAAGAATGAGATCTACTTTATGGCTAATTACACGGCCACGCCGACGCGGGTGCTGTCACGGTCGGTGTTGTTCGCCAATGGAACCTTCCAGCTCTGGTTTCTTGACAGGGGCGGCAATGGAGAGTGGCAACTTCTGTGGTCGATTCCGCAGGACGACTGCGATATATACAATCGCTGCGGTCGCAACAGCGTGTGCACCTGGTACTACTATACGTTCAACTGTGATTGCTTGAACGGGTTCGTAAAGATCGAGAAGAACGGAAGCAGCGAGGCCGGGTGGTGCGAGAGGGAGAAGCCTTTGAATTGCTCGTCGAACAACCAGTTTTCCAAGGTGTCCAACGTGAAGGTGCCCGACACTGAGAACGCTACAGCACGAGGAAACATGAGTCTCGATGAATGCAAGACTTGGTGCTTGAATGATTGCTCCTGCGTGGCGTATGCGCTGATCAGTGGGGATGATGGATCATGCATAACTTGGCCTGGTGATCTTCTGGATCTCAGGGCTTTTGTCGTTGGAGGAAATGATTTATACGTTCGGCTCGCAGGAGAACATCTGCTGGATCATCCAA GAAAAAATAGCACTGGGAGAAGAATTCTATTTATTGTCATCTCTATTGCTGCAGCACTGTTATTCCTTTGTGCAATTTTTATTTTCCATCGAAGAACAAAAGCAACGATACGAAAAGGGAACCTACTTGCAGCAACATCTA ATCATAAAGATCAACATGAAATAAGAGGTGCAGAATCTCTATTGTTTGATCTAGAGGCTATTAGGATAGCTACGGACAACTTCTCTGATGGAAACAAACTAGGAGAAGGAGGATTTGGGCCTGTTTATAAG GGAACGTTGGCAAACGGAGAGCATGTAGCAGTAAAAAGACTTTCAAGAAGCTCAGGACAAGGACTAGATGAGTTGAAAAATGAAGTGTTTCTAGTTGCAAAACTTCGACACAGAAACCTCGTGAAGCTATTGGGTTGTTGCTTAGAATCAGAGGAGAAACTACTCGTTTATAGTTACCTTGCTAATACAAGTCTTGACAAGTTTTTGTTTG ATAATTCAAAGAGAAAGCAGTTGGATTGGACAACAAGATTTAAGATCATTGAGGGCATCAGTCGAGGACTTCTTTATCTTCATGAAGATTCGCCACTAAAGATCATTCATCGGGACTTAAAAGCTAGTAACATTTTATTAGATGCAAACATGGATCCTAAAATTTCAGATTTTGGTCTTGCAAAGCTTTTTGGTGCAGATGAAACCCAAGGAAACACTCAAAGAATTGCCGGAACATT TGGATATATGGCACCGGAATATGCCATGCATGGGCTCTTCTCAATTAAATCAGATGTGTATAGCTATGGTGTGCTAGTTTTGGAGATTCTAACGGGTCAAAAGAATAGTGGTCACCGAGGAATTGAATATCCAATTGAACTTGTTACTCAT GTGGTTTGGCGCCATTGGACCCAAGGAAGTGCCCTGCAAGTGATTGATCAAGATCTAGTTAAACAATGTGATTCTCCCCAAATATTAAGGTGCATACATATAGGGTTACTATGCGTGCAAGAAGATCCAACTCAAAGACCCACCATGGCCAATGTTGTTCTTATGCTCAACAGCCACTTTGTCAACCTTCCTATTCCTTCAGCACCATCATTTCTTAGCAACCTTAATACTACCGGTGAATCAAATGGCATTCCAAGGAGAGGGAACTCTAGAGGAAGCAATGAAATTCtattgaaaatttctgaaaatgatGTTTCAATATCAGAGTTGGAGCCTAGATAG